The Candidatus Binatus sp. genome has a window encoding:
- the pfp gene encoding diphosphate--fructose-6-phosphate 1-phosphotransferase, whose protein sequence is MTVPIVTMKSDDKQRETLAILVGGGPAPGINSVIAAAAIEAIKCGLRVVGIRDGYRWLVEGDTGHVVELKIEEVSRIHFTGGSILRTSRTNPARDEASLGRVVDALTALGVRYLICIGGDDTTYGAARIAERTRGRIGIVTVPKTIDNDLPLPENAATFGYETARAIGAGIIESLMEDARTTSRWYLTISMGRKSGSLALGMCKSAGATLAVIPEEFRGKKFDLALVVDTIVGAIIKRRASGHDHGVAVIAEGIAERMDVGTLAAAAGSHPDAYGHVHIADIPLGIVLRDQVGAALKQLGIDATVVAKDIGYELRCAKPLPFDVAYTRTLGYGAVRHLLSGGSNVLIAIAGGRVTPVNFEQLLDPSTGRIRVRTVDVSTESYQVARSYMIRLEPEDFDEPALSRLAGHTKLSAAAFKARFLPSVRATAEGS, encoded by the coding sequence ATGACGGTGCCCATTGTGACGATGAAGAGCGACGATAAGCAGCGAGAGACCCTCGCGATCCTGGTCGGCGGCGGTCCCGCCCCCGGAATCAACAGCGTGATCGCCGCGGCTGCCATTGAGGCTATCAAGTGCGGACTGCGCGTCGTGGGGATACGCGACGGCTATCGATGGCTGGTGGAAGGCGACACCGGGCACGTCGTCGAACTCAAAATCGAGGAGGTCAGCAGGATCCACTTCACCGGTGGTTCGATCCTGCGCACCTCGCGCACCAATCCGGCGCGCGACGAAGCGAGCCTGGGGCGCGTGGTCGATGCGCTGACAGCGCTTGGCGTTCGCTACTTGATCTGTATCGGTGGTGATGACACCACCTACGGTGCGGCGCGAATCGCCGAGCGCACCAGAGGCAGGATCGGCATCGTGACCGTGCCGAAAACGATCGACAACGATCTGCCGCTGCCCGAGAATGCGGCGACGTTCGGCTACGAAACCGCTCGTGCCATCGGCGCCGGGATCATCGAATCGCTGATGGAAGACGCGCGCACCACCAGCAGGTGGTACCTGACGATCTCGATGGGCCGGAAATCGGGGTCGCTCGCGCTCGGTATGTGCAAGTCAGCCGGCGCTACGCTGGCGGTGATTCCCGAGGAATTTCGCGGCAAGAAGTTTGACCTCGCGCTGGTCGTCGACACTATCGTGGGCGCGATAATCAAGCGTCGCGCCAGCGGCCACGACCACGGCGTCGCGGTCATCGCCGAAGGGATCGCAGAGCGCATGGACGTAGGCACTCTGGCTGCGGCGGCGGGCTCGCACCCCGACGCTTACGGCCATGTGCACATCGCGGATATCCCGCTGGGCATTGTCTTGCGCGATCAGGTGGGGGCGGCGCTCAAGCAACTCGGCATCGATGCTACCGTGGTCGCCAAGGACATCGGCTACGAGTTGCGCTGCGCGAAGCCGTTGCCATTCGACGTCGCATATACGCGAACGCTGGGCTACGGCGCGGTGCGCCACCTGCTAAGCGGCGGCTCCAATGTGCTGATCGCTATTGCGGGCGGCCGCGTGACGCCAGTCAATTTCGAGCAACTGCTCGACCCGAGCACGGGCCGGATTCGGGTGCGGACAGTGGATGTCTCCACCGAGTCATACCAGGTGGCGCGTTCTTACATGATCCGGCTCGAGCCGGAGGACTTTGACGAGCCGGCGCTGTCGAGGCTCGCTGGACACACCAAGCTCTCAGCCGCGGCTTTCAAGGCGCGATTCCTGCCTTCGGTCCGCGCCACGGCTGAGGGGAGCTGA
- a CDS encoding DUF992 domain-containing protein: MNSKVRAMVIGLGLAVALATGAPSARAQGAAPAAAPASGGGAAVRAGYVTCHVASGWGWIFGSSRKLQCAYALQPGYTEYYTGSITKLGADIGYLQSAVIIWAVLAPTTNLGQGALAGHYGGATASAAVGVGAGANVLVGGLKNSIALQPVSIEGQNGLNIAAGVVEMTLKFNEAKPAKSTP; this comes from the coding sequence ATGAATTCGAAAGTACGAGCAATGGTGATCGGACTGGGGTTGGCGGTGGCACTGGCCACGGGTGCGCCATCGGCACGGGCCCAAGGCGCAGCGCCCGCAGCGGCGCCTGCATCCGGCGGGGGGGCAGCCGTTCGGGCAGGATACGTGACTTGCCACGTCGCGTCCGGATGGGGATGGATTTTCGGCTCGTCGCGCAAGCTACAGTGCGCGTATGCCCTGCAGCCGGGATACACCGAGTATTACACCGGTTCGATCACGAAGTTAGGCGCTGATATCGGATACCTTCAGTCGGCCGTGATTATTTGGGCAGTTCTCGCCCCGACCACCAACCTCGGCCAGGGTGCACTTGCGGGTCACTACGGCGGAGCGACCGCGAGCGCAGCGGTCGGAGTCGGTGCGGGCGCCAACGTATTGGTCGGAGGCTTGAAGAACTCGATCGCATTGCAGCCGGTCTCGATCGAAGGACAGAACGGCTTGAACATCGCGGCAGGGGTTGTCGAGATGACGTTAAAGTTCAACGAAGCGAAGCCGGCGAAGAGCACTCCGTAG
- a CDS encoding sigma-54 dependent transcriptional regulator, producing the protein MGKILVVDDEPHLRRILISNLKQEHHEVIEAAGVNDARGALAEYTFDAVITDQKMGDGEGLDVLAAVRETDPTLSVVFLTAFATIELAVESMRRGAFDFITKPFVPEVLLASATRAMEHTRLVRENSRLRDTVVRLEGSSEISGRSLAIRQLREKIARVAPTNATVLVTGETGTGKELVARAIHRNSLRAEKPLIAVNCAAFTETLLESELFGHERGAFTGADRAREGVFEAAHEGTLFLDEAAEMSLAAQAKLLRVLTDGLVTRLGSTKPRHTDVRLLVATNRDLQRRVQEGQFREDLYYRLAVVPLAVPPLRDHREDIPELCALFLVQAVRDLNTPPRRISAEAVRTLLSYDFPGNIRELRNLIERACILSTEEEITPEHFPVSTPRNANGIVPRNSAELTPDQLAEMMPETHNLRDFLASLEKAVIQRALKIADGAQAEVARRLGMSRSDLSYKLGKHRIKDAAN; encoded by the coding sequence ATGGGCAAGATACTCGTTGTGGATGACGAACCGCACCTGCGGCGAATACTCATCTCCAATCTGAAGCAGGAACATCACGAAGTAATCGAGGCTGCCGGTGTCAACGACGCGCGCGGCGCGCTTGCCGAGTACACGTTCGACGCCGTCATAACTGACCAGAAAATGGGCGATGGTGAAGGATTGGACGTCCTGGCCGCGGTGCGGGAGACCGATCCGACTTTGTCAGTCGTTTTTCTGACCGCGTTTGCGACAATTGAACTCGCGGTGGAGAGCATGCGCCGCGGCGCATTTGATTTCATTACCAAGCCCTTCGTTCCTGAAGTATTGCTGGCGTCAGCCACGCGCGCGATGGAGCACACGCGGCTCGTGCGTGAGAACAGCAGGCTTCGCGACACGGTGGTACGCCTTGAAGGCTCATCAGAGATCAGCGGGCGCAGTCTCGCAATTCGCCAACTTCGCGAGAAAATTGCGCGCGTTGCACCAACCAACGCCACCGTTCTCGTCACTGGAGAAACTGGAACCGGCAAGGAGTTGGTCGCCCGTGCAATCCATCGCAACAGCCTGCGGGCCGAAAAGCCCCTCATCGCCGTCAATTGTGCGGCGTTTACCGAAACGCTTCTGGAAAGCGAGCTGTTCGGACACGAGCGGGGAGCGTTCACTGGCGCCGACCGCGCGCGCGAGGGAGTTTTCGAGGCGGCACACGAAGGTACTCTGTTTCTCGACGAGGCCGCCGAAATGTCGCTGGCGGCGCAGGCCAAGCTGCTGCGCGTGTTGACCGACGGGCTGGTCACTCGGCTCGGATCAACCAAGCCCCGCCACACCGACGTGCGGCTGCTGGTCGCGACCAACAGGGATTTGCAGCGGCGCGTACAGGAGGGTCAGTTTCGCGAGGACCTGTACTACCGGCTGGCGGTGGTTCCGCTCGCGGTTCCTCCTCTGCGCGACCATCGCGAGGATATACCCGAGCTTTGCGCTCTCTTCTTGGTGCAAGCTGTGCGCGATCTGAACACGCCGCCTCGCAGAATCAGCGCCGAGGCGGTGCGCACGCTCCTCAGCTACGATTTTCCAGGGAATATCCGCGAACTTCGTAACCTTATCGAGCGCGCATGCATTCTCTCAACTGAGGAGGAAATCACTCCGGAGCACTTCCCGGTGTCAACGCCTCGCAACGCAAACGGTATCGTGCCCCGCAACTCCGCCGAGCTCACTCCCGACCAGCTCGCCGAAATGATGCCCGAGACGCACAATCTTCGAGACTTTCTGGCCTCCCTGGAAAAGGCGGTCATCCAGCGCGCGCTGAAAATAGCCGATGGCGCCCAGGCGGAAGTCGCGCGCCGGCTTGGAATGTCGCGAAGCGATCTTTCATACAAGCTCGGCAAACATCGCATCAAAGATGCGGCGAACTGA